The following are encoded together in the Heliangelus exortis chromosome 15, bHelExo1.hap1, whole genome shotgun sequence genome:
- the ARSI gene encoding arylsulfatase I encodes MAVYALTGFSLVSLLSFGYLSWDWMKPSLVADVATDPMEKPLPPAFTRPPHIIFILTDDQGYHDVGYHGSDIQTPTLDRLAAEGVKLENYYIQPICTPSRSQLITGRYQIHTGLQHSIIRPRQPNCLPLDQVTLPQKLQEAGYSTHMVGKWHLGFYKKECLPTRRGFDTFLGSLTGNVDYYTYDNCDGPGVCGYDLHEGEDVAWDQSGKYSTVLYAQRVSKILASRSPKEPIFIYVAFQAVHTPLQSPKEYIYRYRSMGNVARRKYAAMVTCMDEAVKNITWALKKYGYYDNSVIVFSTDNGGQTFSGGSNWPLRGRKGTYWEGGVRGIGFVHSPLIKRKRRTSWALVHITDWYPTLVNLARGNLSNVPGLDGYNVWPAISEGKESPRTEILHNIDPLYNHAKYGSLEDGFGIWNTAVQASIRVGEWKLLTGDPGYSDWIPPQTLTNFPGSWWNLERLTDGLRKSVWLFNITADPYERYDLSEQRPDVVRTLLTRLVHYNRTAIPVRYPAENPRAHPDFNGGAWGPWASEDDVEEWEGIGEPSKSRNKKKKCKICKLRSFFRKLNTRLMSNRI; translated from the exons ATGGCTGTCTATGCCCTCACTGGCTTCTCGCTGGTCAGCCTGCTCAGCTTTGGCTACTTGTCCTGGGACTGGATGAAGCCCAGTTTGGTGGCTGACGTGGCCACAGACCCCATGGAGAAACCGCTGCCTCCAGCCTTCACCAGGCCACCCCACATCATCTTCATTCTGACTGATGACCAGGGCTACCATGACGTCGGGTATCACGGCTCAGATATCCAGACTCCAACGCTGGACAGGCTGGCAGCTGAGGGTGTTAAGCTGGAGAACTACTACATCCAGCCCATTTGCACCCCGTCCCGGAGCCAGCTGATAACCGGCAG GTACCAGATCCACACGGGGCTGCAGCACTCCATCATCCGCCCTCGGCAGCCCAACTGCCTGCCCCTCGACCAGGTCACCCTGCCCCAGAAGCTGCAGGAAGCTGGCTACTCCACGCACATGGTGGGCAAGTGGCACCTCGGCTTCTACAAGAAGGAGTGCCTGCCCACCCGACGGGGCTTTGACACCTTCCTGGGCTCCCTGACAGGCAACGTGGACTACTACACCTATGACAACTGCGACGGGCCGGGTGTCTGCGGCTATGACCTGCACGAAGGGGAGGACGTGGCTTGGGACCAGAGTGGGAAATACTCCACCGTCCTCTACGCCCAGCGTGTCAGCAAGATCCTGGCATCCCGCAGCCCCAAGGAGCCCATCTTCATCTACGTGGCCTTCCAAGCAGTCCACACACCTCTGCAGTCACCCAAGGAGTACATCTACCGCTACCGCTCCATGGGCAACGTCGCTCGCCGCAAGTACGCAGCCATGGTGACCTGCATGGACGAGGCAGTGAAGAACATCACCTGGGCCCTCAAGAAGTATGGTTATTATGACAACAGTGTGATTGTGTTCTCCACTGACAATGGTGGGCAGACCTTCTCTGGGGGAAGCAATTGGCCGCTGCGGGGCCGCAAAGGGACATACTGGGAAGGGGGAGTCCGTGGCATCGGTTTTGTCCACAGTCCCCTCATCAAACGCAAGCGCCGGACCAGCTGGGCACTGGTTCACATCACGGACTGGTACCCAACTCTGGTCAACTTGGCCAGAGGCAACCTGAGCAATGTGCCAGGCTTGGATGGCTACAACGTCTGGCCTGCCATCAGTGAGGGCAAGGAGTCTCCACGAACCGAAATCCTGCATAACATCGACCCTCTGTACAACCATGCCAAGTATGGCTCCTTGGAGGATGGCTTTGGCATCTGGAACACGGCCGTGCAGGCCTCCATCCGGGTCGGGGAGTGGAAGCTTCTCACTGGTGACCCAGGGTACAGCGACTGGATCCCCCCACAAACCCTGACCAACTTCCCGGGGAGTTGGTGGAACCTGGAGCGTCTCACCGATGGCCTGAGGAAGTCTGTGTGGCTCTTCAACATCACTGCTGACCCCTACGAGCGCTATGATTTGTCAGAGCAGCGCCCAGATGTGGTCAGGACCCTCCTGACGAGGTTGGTGCACTACAACCGGACGGCCATCCCGGTGCGGTACCCTGCAGAGAACCCACGGGCTCACCCGGACTTCAACGGTGGTGCCTGGGGACCTTGGGCCAGCGAGGACGATGTGGAGGAGTGGGAAGGCATTGGAGAGCCCTCGAAGAGCAGGAACAAGAAGAAGAAGTGTAAGATCTGCAAGCTGCGCTCTTTCTTCCGCAAGCTGAACACCAGGCTCATGTCCAACCGCATCTGA